A stretch of the Azorhizobium caulinodans ORS 571 genome encodes the following:
- a CDS encoding autotransporter outer membrane beta-barrel domain-containing protein: MSRFLTYRRMARSSLKPALLAGVAMWCTVAGAQAQSAPTIYQTLNYGTSGTFLTGIRGNTIVGNYVVPGTGATGGLLYDMTTGAWSAFPVATSNGVNYPNATGSSPYGPSFGSQTGILRTVGSYITSASAPYDLGYLYDAAAAPARQLTTLAYPSASGNPTLYTIAHSTFGDTVVGNFDTRLATGNAVIYTISTGTYVKNNMPGAVSTTAYGVYGDMIAGGYANAGPGGGIGFEHGYLYNTLTGTWTTYDHPGAIITHLEGITGAGRSGEYNMVADWVTPDNVVHAGVLHVDALGIPTWYELNIPGALLVSSNSAYGDKVVGIYLTPGSATPNGYIATLPGIYNPIRNTGTLTSSADNAAALSGAKGDDIVNSGTVRVSGTGGIGMRGETYGVLTNMGTVVASGVVGAAAELHGLYGTLLNYGTLQAPAVADALRTGPDAVGTAIVNYGVIDGRLAATGGLDKRLENSGWIGVSGIGVSITSLFGGTFVQTAAGTLSLRVTSSGTDTLSIVGVARLAGTLAVPFQTTSLTRNYTLFTSTQGYTGTFTNLVTSGLPSFMGASLVYAPNAVSLNLTSGMAQIQGLSTNQRAVGAGLDRAFNAGSGVSDPLTSLYALNSSQLPQALSALSGEALASEQSVLIGDGLYSRQAVLDRLRQGAYADRSGAMAALAYGGPTMSYAGSEASAPATSAAAALAYAAGGAPVAVPPPAGPTLWAQGFGSWANYGGNGNVSGISETLGGVISGIDATVGNWRVGGALGYTQSNASLNNVSGSSEADSATIALYAGTSAGPWNLRLGASYAFSQIDTTRTVAFPGFIEQAKANYNGGTGQLFAEVGYGFAVQAVAFEPYAGLAWVHLNTDSFSENGAVSSALSGASSSANVGYGTLGLRAATSLPLSNGMAFAPHVSAAWQYAFGDLTPSAQLALASVPGANFTVQGLPLAQNTALVEAGLDLKLNAQMRVGASYVGQFADSVTVNAFQANFTWNF; encoded by the coding sequence ATGTCCAGATTTCTGACGTATCGCCGTATGGCGCGATCGAGCTTGAAACCGGCGCTTCTGGCCGGGGTGGCGATGTGGTGTACGGTGGCCGGCGCGCAGGCGCAGTCGGCGCCGACGATCTACCAGACGCTCAATTACGGAACGAGCGGCACGTTCCTGACCGGCATCCGCGGCAATACCATCGTCGGCAATTATGTGGTGCCCGGCACGGGCGCCACCGGCGGCCTGCTCTATGACATGACCACCGGGGCATGGTCGGCCTTCCCCGTCGCAACGTCCAACGGGGTGAATTATCCGAACGCCACGGGCTCCTCGCCTTATGGTCCGAGCTTCGGCTCGCAGACCGGCATCCTGCGGACGGTCGGCAGCTATATCACCAGCGCCTCGGCACCCTATGATCTGGGCTATCTCTATGATGCGGCCGCAGCTCCGGCACGCCAGCTGACCACGCTGGCCTATCCGAGCGCCTCTGGAAATCCCACGCTCTACACCATCGCGCACAGCACGTTCGGCGACACGGTGGTCGGCAATTTCGACACCCGCCTCGCGACCGGCAATGCGGTGATCTACACCATCTCCACGGGCACCTACGTCAAGAACAACATGCCCGGTGCCGTGAGCACGACGGCCTATGGCGTGTATGGCGACATGATCGCGGGCGGATACGCCAATGCCGGTCCCGGCGGCGGCATCGGCTTCGAGCACGGCTATCTCTACAACACCCTCACCGGCACCTGGACCACCTACGACCATCCGGGCGCGATCATCACCCATCTGGAAGGCATCACCGGCGCCGGCCGCTCCGGCGAATACAACATGGTGGCGGACTGGGTGACGCCGGACAATGTGGTGCATGCCGGCGTGCTGCACGTGGACGCCCTGGGCATTCCCACCTGGTACGAACTGAACATCCCCGGCGCCTTGCTGGTGTCCTCGAATTCCGCATATGGCGACAAGGTGGTCGGCATCTATCTCACCCCCGGCTCCGCCACGCCCAACGGCTACATCGCCACGCTGCCCGGCATCTACAATCCAATCCGCAACACCGGCACCCTGACCTCCAGCGCCGACAATGCGGCCGCTTTGTCCGGTGCCAAGGGCGACGACATCGTCAATAGCGGCACGGTGCGGGTCTCCGGCACCGGCGGCATCGGCATGCGGGGCGAGACCTATGGCGTCCTCACGAATATGGGCACGGTCGTCGCGTCAGGCGTGGTGGGCGCGGCCGCGGAACTGCATGGCCTCTACGGCACCTTGCTGAACTACGGCACTCTCCAGGCGCCCGCGGTGGCCGATGCCTTGCGCACCGGCCCTGATGCCGTCGGCACCGCGATCGTGAACTATGGTGTCATCGACGGCCGCCTCGCCGCCACCGGCGGTCTTGACAAGCGGCTGGAGAACAGCGGCTGGATCGGCGTGTCGGGAATAGGCGTGTCAATCACCAGCCTGTTTGGCGGGACCTTCGTGCAGACCGCAGCGGGAACCCTTTCCCTGCGCGTCACCTCCAGCGGCACCGATACGCTGAGCATCGTCGGCGTGGCCCGGCTGGCCGGCACGCTGGCGGTGCCTTTCCAGACCACGTCCCTGACCCGGAACTACACACTCTTCACTTCGACCCAGGGCTATACGGGCACGTTCACCAACTTGGTCACGTCCGGCCTGCCCAGCTTCATGGGCGCGTCGCTGGTCTATGCGCCCAACGCCGTAAGCCTCAACCTCACCTCGGGCATGGCGCAGATACAGGGCTTGAGCACCAATCAGCGCGCGGTCGGCGCCGGTCTGGACAGGGCGTTCAATGCCGGATCTGGCGTCTCCGATCCGCTCACGTCACTGTATGCCCTGAACAGCAGCCAGTTGCCTCAGGCCCTCAGCGCTCTGTCCGGCGAAGCCCTTGCCAGCGAGCAGTCCGTGCTCATCGGCGATGGTCTCTACAGTCGGCAGGCGGTTCTGGACCGGCTGCGGCAGGGCGCCTATGCGGACCGCTCGGGGGCGATGGCCGCGCTGGCCTATGGCGGCCCGACCATGTCCTATGCGGGCTCGGAGGCGTCCGCTCCCGCGACCTCCGCCGCGGCGGCGCTCGCCTATGCCGCCGGTGGTGCGCCGGTCGCGGTGCCGCCCCCGGCCGGTCCCACGCTCTGGGCACAGGGCTTCGGCTCCTGGGCGAATTATGGCGGCAACGGCAACGTCTCAGGCATCAGCGAGACGCTGGGCGGCGTCATCAGCGGCATCGATGCGACCGTCGGCAACTGGCGGGTTGGCGGTGCGCTGGGCTATACGCAGTCCAACGCCAGCCTGAACAACGTTTCCGGCTCCTCGGAGGCGGACAGCGCGACGATTGCGCTTTATGCGGGCACGAGCGCCGGCCCCTGGAACCTGCGGCTCGGGGCGAGCTACGCCTTCAGCCAGATCGACACCACCCGCACGGTCGCCTTCCCGGGCTTCATTGAGCAGGCCAAGGCCAATTACAACGGTGGGACCGGTCAGCTGTTCGCCGAGGTGGGCTACGGCTTTGCGGTGCAGGCCGTGGCGTTCGAGCCCTATGCGGGTCTTGCCTGGGTGCACCTCAACACGGACAGCTTCTCGGAGAACGGTGCCGTCAGTTCGGCTTTGAGCGGGGCGTCGTCCTCCGCAAACGTCGGCTATGGCACCCTCGGCCTTCGCGCCGCGACCAGCCTGCCGCTGTCGAACGGCATGGCGTTCGCGCCGCATGTCTCGGCCGCGTGGCAATATGCCTTTGGCGATCTCACCCCGAGCGCGCAGCTTGCTCTGGCCAGCGTTCCCGGCGCGAACTTCACCGTCCAGGGCCTTCCGCTGGCGCAGAACACCGCGCTGGTGGAAGCCGGCCTCGACCTGAAGCTCAATGCCCAGATGCGGGTGGGGGCCTCTTATGTGGGGCAGTTCGCGGACAGCGTCACGGTGAACGCTTTCCAGGCGAACTTCACCTGGAATTTCTGA
- a CDS encoding nitroreductase family protein — protein MPDALDLLRTRRSSRIVDLTGPAPKPEELDTILSIAARVPDHGKLAPWRFIVFEGEGRLRAGEALAKVFAELNPDATEKRLEDEKGRFARVPLVVAVVSSAQPHVKIPEWEQLLSSAAAAQNLLLATLALGYGATWITEWPTYEPKARAALGLAEHERITGFIYIGTPTQALEDRPRPALSEVVTRF, from the coding sequence ATGCCTGACGCGCTCGATCTCCTGCGCACCCGCCGCTCCTCCCGCATTGTGGACCTGACCGGGCCGGCGCCCAAGCCGGAGGAACTGGATACCATCCTCTCCATCGCCGCCCGCGTGCCGGACCATGGCAAGCTCGCGCCCTGGCGCTTCATCGTGTTCGAGGGCGAGGGACGCCTGCGGGCCGGCGAAGCCCTGGCCAAGGTGTTCGCCGAACTCAATCCGGACGCGACCGAGAAGCGGCTTGAGGATGAGAAGGGGCGCTTTGCCCGGGTGCCTCTGGTGGTGGCCGTGGTCTCCAGCGCCCAGCCGCACGTAAAGATCCCCGAATGGGAGCAGCTGCTTTCGTCCGCCGCGGCGGCGCAAAACCTGCTGCTGGCGACGCTTGCGCTCGGCTACGGCGCCACCTGGATCACCGAATGGCCGACCTATGAGCCGAAGGCCCGCGCGGCGCTCGGCCTTGCCGAGCACGAGCGGATCACCGGCTTCATCTATATCGGCACGCCCACGCAGGCGCTGGAAGACCGCCCCCGTCCCGCCCTCTCCGAGGTGGTGACACGCTTCTGA
- a CDS encoding NAD kinase: protein MNDSPRRFERIAFMASGTPEAEAARARLIQRYGDVSEDAADVIVALGGDGLMLQTLHHFRDKGVPIYGMHRGSVGFLMNTYREDDLRARLANATHVVIHPLMMEAVDAAGVRYSAPAINEVSLLRQTYQAAKLRISIDGKVRLEELICDGVLVATPAGSTAYNLSAHGPILPLGAALLALTPISPFRPRRWRGALVPDRATIQIEILEADKRPVSAVADHKEVRDIIEVTARLDKTSSMDMLFDPDHGLDERILREQFIY from the coding sequence ATGAATGACAGCCCACGGCGCTTCGAGCGCATCGCCTTCATGGCTAGCGGCACGCCCGAGGCCGAGGCCGCGCGCGCGCGGCTCATCCAGCGCTATGGCGACGTGAGCGAAGACGCGGCGGACGTGATCGTCGCTCTCGGCGGCGACGGCCTGATGCTCCAGACCCTGCATCACTTTCGCGACAAGGGCGTGCCCATCTATGGCATGCATCGTGGCTCCGTCGGCTTCCTCATGAACACGTATCGCGAGGACGACCTGCGTGCCCGCCTCGCCAATGCCACCCATGTGGTGATCCATCCGCTGATGATGGAGGCCGTGGATGCGGCCGGCGTGCGCTACAGCGCCCCGGCCATCAACGAGGTGTCGCTGCTGCGCCAGACGTATCAGGCCGCCAAGCTGCGCATCTCCATCGACGGCAAGGTGCGGCTGGAGGAACTCATCTGCGACGGCGTGCTGGTGGCGACCCCCGCCGGCTCCACCGCCTACAACCTCTCCGCCCACGGCCCCATCCTGCCGCTGGGGGCGGCGCTACTGGCGCTCACTCCCATTTCCCCCTTCCGGCCCCGCCGCTGGCGCGGGGCGCTGGTGCCCGACCGGGCCACCATCCAGATCGAGATCCTGGAAGCCGACAAGCGGCCGGTGAGCGCGGTGGCTGATCACAAGGAAGTGCGTGACATCATCGAGGTCACCGCGCGCCTCGACAAGACCTCATCCATGGACATGCTGTTCGACCCCGATCATGGGCTGGACGAACGCATCCTGCGCGAACAGTTCATCTATTAG
- a CDS encoding MBOAT family O-acyltransferase: MIFSSVTFLYYFLPAFLICYFAVPGVRAKNFVLLAFSLVFYGWGGFANVAVLAVSILMNYAMAMAIGRGTPRHRLRMLSLAVALNLAGLIVFKYSGFLAENINLLLPEALALPVVHLPLPLGISFFTFHAISYLVDVYRGRVRANGRLEEIVIYITMFPQLVAGPIVRYSTISRRIHDRRTTIGRVSAGLRIFVIGLSWKVLIADEVAPLASVVFDQTSQPGFIAAWLGVLAYALQIYFDFGGYSNMAIGLALAMGLKFPRNFRTPYGSQSITDFWRRWHMSLSSWFRDYVYIPLGGNRRGHLHTALNLWTVFLLCGLWHGASWTFVIWGAHHGAFLVLERTAFGRWLKRAPVVIAHAYTLLVVLTGWVWFRANDLANAADMFAGLAGLNGFEAPTTGLLQALQPLTIAMMILGWPLAMFGLPRPPRGLAAHPGRLKAYALGDSIAALALFILCVITVGAAAYSPFLYFRF, translated from the coding sequence ATGATCTTCTCGTCGGTCACGTTCCTCTACTATTTCCTCCCCGCCTTCCTGATCTGCTATTTCGCGGTGCCGGGCGTCCGGGCGAAGAACTTCGTCCTTCTGGCCTTCTCGCTGGTGTTCTACGGCTGGGGCGGCTTCGCCAATGTGGCGGTGCTCGCGGTTTCCATCCTCATGAACTATGCGATGGCCATGGCCATCGGCCGGGGCACGCCGCGCCACCGGCTGCGCATGCTCTCGCTCGCGGTGGCGCTCAATCTCGCCGGCCTCATCGTCTTCAAATATTCCGGCTTCCTCGCCGAGAACATCAACCTGCTGCTGCCGGAAGCCCTGGCCCTGCCGGTGGTGCACCTGCCGCTGCCGCTCGGCATCTCCTTCTTCACCTTCCACGCCATCTCCTACCTCGTGGACGTCTATCGCGGCCGTGTGCGTGCGAACGGGCGGCTGGAGGAGATCGTCATCTACATCACCATGTTCCCGCAGCTGGTCGCGGGTCCGATCGTCCGCTATTCCACCATCTCCCGCCGTATCCACGACCGGCGCACCACCATCGGCCGCGTCTCCGCCGGCCTGCGCATCTTTGTGATCGGCCTGTCCTGGAAGGTGCTCATCGCCGACGAGGTGGCGCCCCTTGCCTCCGTGGTCTTCGACCAGACGAGCCAGCCCGGCTTCATCGCCGCATGGCTCGGCGTGCTCGCCTATGCGCTCCAGATCTATTTCGACTTCGGCGGCTATTCGAACATGGCCATTGGCCTCGCGCTCGCCATGGGGCTGAAGTTCCCGCGCAACTTCCGCACGCCCTATGGCTCGCAGTCGATCACCGATTTCTGGCGGCGCTGGCACATGAGCCTGTCGAGCTGGTTCCGCGACTATGTGTACATCCCGCTTGGCGGCAACCGGCGCGGCCATCTGCACACGGCGCTGAACCTCTGGACCGTCTTCCTGCTCTGCGGCCTCTGGCACGGCGCGAGCTGGACCTTCGTCATCTGGGGCGCCCACCACGGCGCCTTCCTGGTGCTGGAGCGCACCGCCTTCGGCCGCTGGCTGAAGCGGGCGCCGGTGGTGATCGCCCACGCCTATACGCTGCTGGTGGTGCTCACCGGCTGGGTGTGGTTCCGCGCCAATGATCTTGCCAATGCCGCGGACATGTTCGCGGGCCTCGCCGGGCTGAACGGCTTCGAGGCGCCAACAACCGGACTGCTGCAGGCGCTCCAGCCGCTCACCATCGCGATGATGATCCTCGGCTGGCCGCTCGCCATGTTCGGCCTGCCGCGGCCGCCCCGCGGCCTTGCCGCCCATCCCGGCCGCCTGAAGGCCTATGCGCTCGGCGACAGCATCGCCGCGCTGGCGCTCTTCATCTTGTGTGTCATCACCGTGGGCGCTGCGGCCTACAGTCCGTTCCTCTATTTCCGGTTCTGA
- the cutA gene encoding divalent-cation tolerance protein CutA: MSMRLVYATYPSLTLAEAAARRIVEAGLAACGNILPSMVSIYRWEGQLERAEEVVLLLKTTKERAAEVVEAVRADHPYEVPAVFVLPVEDGSTAFLGWIASETF, translated from the coding sequence ATGAGCATGCGTCTCGTTTACGCCACCTATCCGAGCCTGACGCTGGCGGAGGCTGCCGCGCGGCGTATCGTCGAGGCCGGGCTGGCCGCCTGCGGCAACATCCTGCCCTCCATGGTCTCCATCTACCGCTGGGAGGGCCAGCTGGAGCGGGCGGAGGAGGTGGTGCTGCTGCTGAAGACCACCAAGGAGCGCGCCGCCGAGGTGGTGGAGGCGGTGCGGGCCGATCACCCTTACGAGGTGCCGGCGGTTTTCGTGCTGCCGGTGGAAGACGGCAGCACGGCCTTTCTCGGCTGGATCGCCTCGGAGACGTTCTGA
- a CDS encoding alginate O-acetyltransferase AlgX-related protein has product MPLLFAYRRWWCFAFIGLLLLPTLGLVMPDLKAPIRTVQTVPPAWWIQATERLDPYINNNYGFRGLFMGAHAAYSKFMKSTRERPVLIGQKGQIFYTGEKALDQSLGRIFRTDQVERLVRVTDRMRDVLKARGITFAMVVPPNGQSVMPDLLPAWAQTEQKRPTEYDSVAATLPARGTAFADLRPELTAAREEGPVYRRTDTHWNNRGAVLGFNAAMRAAGRPELQVPESEALGPLTPTATGDLARYLGETSETGDLDYPPKGPMVQPANLKPLPGLMPATRGNDPFEGYAYETGHAGPRILVIGDSFSQSFWPGLLARNASAFGWTHHRNCRFEWSVIDRFKPDIVIYAPVERAITCLGSPAGLDMK; this is encoded by the coding sequence ATGCCGCTGCTGTTCGCCTATCGCCGCTGGTGGTGTTTCGCCTTTATCGGCCTGCTCCTGCTGCCGACCCTCGGCCTCGTAATGCCGGACCTGAAGGCGCCGATCCGCACGGTGCAGACGGTGCCGCCGGCCTGGTGGATCCAGGCGACCGAGCGGCTCGACCCCTACATCAACAACAATTACGGCTTCCGCGGCCTCTTCATGGGGGCCCATGCGGCCTACAGCAAGTTCATGAAGTCCACCCGCGAGCGGCCGGTGCTGATCGGCCAGAAGGGGCAGATCTTCTATACGGGCGAGAAGGCGCTGGACCAGTCGCTCGGCCGCATCTTCCGCACGGATCAGGTGGAGCGTCTGGTCCGCGTCACGGACCGCATGCGGGATGTGCTGAAGGCGCGCGGCATCACCTTCGCCATGGTTGTTCCGCCAAACGGCCAGAGCGTGATGCCCGACCTCCTGCCCGCCTGGGCACAGACCGAGCAGAAGCGTCCGACCGAATACGACAGCGTGGCCGCCACCCTGCCGGCGCGCGGCACCGCCTTCGCGGACCTGCGGCCGGAACTGACCGCCGCCCGGGAGGAAGGGCCCGTCTACCGGCGGACCGATACGCACTGGAACAATCGCGGCGCCGTCCTCGGCTTCAACGCCGCCATGCGTGCCGCCGGCCGGCCCGAGTTGCAGGTGCCCGAGAGCGAGGCGCTCGGGCCGTTGACGCCCACGGCAACCGGCGACCTCGCCCGGTATCTCGGGGAAACCAGCGAGACGGGCGACCTCGATTACCCACCGAAGGGCCCGATGGTGCAGCCGGCAAATCTGAAGCCCCTGCCAGGCCTAATGCCGGCCACCCGTGGCAACGATCCCTTCGAGGGCTATGCCTATGAGACCGGGCACGCCGGCCCGCGCATTCTGGTGATCGGGGATTCCTTCTCTCAGAGCTTCTGGCCCGGGCTGCTGGCCCGCAATGCCAGCGCCTTCGGCTGGACCCACCACCGCAACTGCCGCTTCGAATGGAGCGTCATCGACCGCTTCAAGCCGGACATCGTCATCTATGCGCCGGTGGAGCGGGCCATCACCTGCCTTGGCAGCCCGGCCGGCCTCGACATGAAGTGA